The Actinomycetota bacterium nucleotide sequence GCGCCCCGAGGCGAACGTGCCCGATGCCGTGACCACGGGGTTCGCAAGCTCGAGCGAGCCGAGCCTCACCCTCATGTCGACGGTCATGCGCGCCCTCCGCTCCCGTGCCCGTGCGGCGCCTCCGAGGCGTCCCACAGCACGTCGGCCGCGTCGAAGACCGGGCCGTCGCAGCAGGCGCGCTCGAGGCCACCGCGCGTGCTCACCACGCACGAGAGGCACGCGCCCACGCCGCACGCCATCAGGCGCTCGAGCGACACCTGGCACGGCACGCCCGCCGCGGCCGCCTGCCCGGCGACGATGCGCTGCATCGGCTCCGGGCCGCACGCGTACACGACGTCCGGGGCATCCGCGGCGATGAGTCGCTCGGACACCAGCGTCACGACCCCGTGCGCACCCACGCTGCCGTCGTCGGTGGCGCACTCGTACCGGCGCGCGACGTCCTCGAGAAGCCCGCGCGCGACGAGCCGCTCGGCGCACGGCGCGCCCTGCGCGACGCTCACCGCCACGCCGCGCTCCGCCAGAGCCGAGGCGAGCATCCCCAGCGGCGCCGCACCGAGGCCGCCCGCGACCAGCAGCGCGTGCGCGATTCCCGAAGGGATCTCCCAACCGTGGCCGAGCGGGCCGATGAGGTCCATCTCGTCTCCGCGCACCTTGTCCGAGAGAGCGCGCGTACCGCGGCCAAGGACCTGGTAGAGAATCTCGAGCCGGTCTCCGGCCGCGAGGTGCACCGAGAACGGCCGCCGGAGGATGAAGTCCGCACCCCGCGTGATGCGCAGGTGGACGAACTGCCCCGGCGCGATCGCGCCGGCGACGCGCGGCGCACGCAGCGTCAGCAGGCCGACTCCCTCGGCCACGCGCTCGTTGGCGGTCACGACGACGCGCTCGACGGCGGGCGCGGGCCCGCGCGATGCGCCCCCGCAGCAGCCGCCGTCGTTCACGACGCCCCGCCCTGCCCGTTGAAGTCCTGCAGCGCGATGACACCGAGTCGCCCGCGGGCGGCCGCCTCGATGGCGTGCACTGCGGCCTGTGCGGCCTGCACGGTGGTGATGTTGGTGACGCCGTGCGCGATCGCCGCGCTGCGGATGTGGTAGCCGTCGCTGCGGGTCTCCTGCCCGAACGGCGTGTTGATGACGAGCGACACCTCGCC carries:
- a CDS encoding dihydroorotate dehydrogenase electron transfer subunit translates to MNDGGCCGGASRGPAPAVERVVVTANERVAEGVGLLTLRAPRVAGAIAPGQFVHLRITRGADFILRRPFSVHLAAGDRLEILYQVLGRGTRALSDKVRGDEMDLIGPLGHGWEIPSGIAHALLVAGGLGAAPLGMLASALAERGVAVSVAQGAPCAERLVARGLLEDVARRYECATDDGSVGAHGVVTLVSERLIAADAPDVVYACGPEPMQRIVAGQAAAAGVPCQVSLERLMACGVGACLSCVVSTRGGLERACCDGPVFDAADVLWDASEAPHGHGSGGRA